A part of Prolixibacteraceae bacterium genomic DNA contains:
- a CDS encoding TonB-dependent receptor, which yields MKKRMALLVCLLSPLMYCNAQSRITGDVKSNNDSVVNYFNVALLNPNDSIVIKGGAFLDGHFELPDVRNGKYLLATSSLGYQTNYKVIELDNDHNLLDISILLNQLQLDEVKVRGRIPKVINKSDRYVVEVENTAISDAGNAVQALSRTPYVLVDPMTKKVSVAGRGSTLILINNRKITSDQELSILSSQNIKQIEVIENPSAKYDAEGQSVINIVTIKPKERGISASLRTLYTKGRHQSGQLNGDITYVTNKVVMFARYGYTNQKDEGFNSSHNRFQKEGYYFESMDREFENLFHTKGSDYAVGMNFMPASHHSIALKYEGYDNSTAGFTHKETDVLKNGTHLAPLTNLNDETQTYQRNGINFNYQFENKGYEISWISDYYKADHSRDNMLNEFYIEPEGGQKMKSNAHFLYDIFSSQLDVKIPLIKERIDMELGSRYSMVKNDNKNHFYHQESNQWIANNKFTSEVELDEQVTALYGILSYKLGKKIHMSAGGRYEKVKTKRSWNNEGQPELIMEDWFPSANISYVPSKNYSLRLSYSERIKRPSYRQLNNRVQYLNHYETRQGNPLLKPTEYKTLSLSTKLNKFNVSFTASYRQNPSDLMYINDPVQIEYTVCKYINMEDRCKYSMNLSRSFQYKFWSMRPFLSLSYMERILIEDGVKYTNNTPGVYFKWTNQFDLTKTTSLDADLLYSKATHSYKTFSDYYRFNLSLRQKMWQDKLTLQVAYQYIPTKWNQLLDYSYKLIDFTWDGDDRNMLTVSLRYNLSTTKKRFKSKSSNATELRRL from the coding sequence ATGAAAAAAAGAATGGCTCTATTGGTGTGTCTATTGTCACCATTGATGTACTGTAATGCCCAAAGCCGGATTACGGGAGATGTAAAAAGTAATAACGATAGTGTCGTGAACTATTTTAATGTGGCTCTATTGAATCCGAATGATTCGATCGTAATAAAGGGTGGTGCCTTTTTAGATGGACACTTTGAACTGCCTGATGTTAGAAATGGAAAATATCTTCTAGCGACCTCTTCCTTAGGTTACCAAACCAACTATAAAGTGATTGAATTGGATAATGATCATAACTTATTAGATATCTCTATTTTACTAAACCAACTACAGCTCGATGAAGTGAAGGTAAGGGGGCGTATTCCCAAGGTTATTAATAAAAGTGATCGTTACGTGGTAGAGGTAGAAAATACTGCCATTAGTGATGCGGGCAATGCAGTGCAAGCCCTGAGTCGTACGCCTTATGTTTTAGTGGACCCAATGACCAAGAAGGTCTCGGTGGCAGGTCGAGGCTCTACATTAATATTAATCAATAATCGTAAAATAACTAGCGATCAAGAGTTGTCTATTCTGAGTTCACAAAACATCAAGCAGATTGAGGTGATAGAGAATCCTTCGGCAAAATATGATGCAGAAGGGCAGAGTGTGATTAACATCGTAACGATCAAACCAAAGGAGAGGGGGATAAGCGCGAGTCTACGAACTCTATATACGAAAGGCAGGCATCAAAGTGGGCAGTTAAATGGAGATATAACGTATGTCACAAACAAAGTGGTGATGTTTGCTAGATATGGTTATACGAACCAAAAAGATGAAGGTTTCAATAGCTCACACAATCGTTTCCAAAAAGAGGGGTATTATTTTGAGTCTATGGATCGAGAATTTGAAAACCTATTTCATACGAAAGGGAGTGATTATGCGGTGGGGATGAACTTTATGCCAGCATCTCATCATTCTATAGCATTAAAGTATGAAGGCTATGATAATAGCACTGCTGGTTTTACCCATAAAGAGACAGATGTGTTGAAGAATGGAACCCATTTAGCTCCACTAACAAATCTCAATGATGAGACTCAGACGTATCAGAGGAATGGAATTAATTTTAATTATCAGTTTGAAAATAAGGGATATGAGATCTCATGGATCTCGGATTATTATAAGGCCGATCATTCTCGTGACAATATGTTGAATGAATTTTATATCGAGCCTGAAGGTGGACAAAAGATGAAAAGCAATGCTCATTTTTTATATGATATATTCTCTTCTCAGTTGGATGTAAAAATACCACTGATCAAAGAGAGAATAGATATGGAGTTGGGATCGAGGTATTCCATGGTAAAGAATGATAACAAAAATCACTTCTATCATCAAGAAAGCAATCAATGGATTGCTAATAATAAGTTTACAAGTGAAGTGGAGTTGGATGAACAGGTCACTGCACTATATGGGATTCTTTCATATAAATTAGGGAAAAAGATTCATATGTCTGCCGGAGGCCGATACGAAAAGGTGAAAACCAAGAGGTCTTGGAACAATGAGGGGCAGCCTGAGTTGATCATGGAAGATTGGTTTCCGAGTGCCAATATTAGTTATGTGCCTTCGAAAAACTACTCTCTTAGATTGTCTTATTCGGAACGCATCAAACGCCCCTCTTATAGGCAGTTAAACAACCGTGTGCAGTATTTAAACCATTATGAGACCCGACAAGGTAATCCATTATTGAAGCCCACGGAATATAAAACACTCTCTCTATCTACTAAATTGAATAAGTTCAATGTCTCTTTTACGGCTTCTTACCGTCAGAATCCGAGTGATTTGATGTATATTAACGATCCTGTTCAGATCGAATATACTGTTTGTAAATATATTAATATGGAGGATCGATGTAAGTATTCAATGAATCTGAGTCGTTCGTTTCAATACAAGTTTTGGAGTATGCGCCCTTTTCTTTCGTTATCCTACATGGAGCGTATCTTGATCGAAGATGGGGTGAAATATACCAATAATACACCTGGGGTCTATTTCAAATGGACCAATCAGTTTGATCTAACCAAGACGACCTCCTTAGATGCAGATCTCCTTTATAGTAAGGCTACCCATAGTTATAAAACATTTAGTGATTACTATCGTTTCAACTTATCGTTGAGGCAGAAGATGTGGCAAGATAAATTAACACTTCAAGTGGCCTATCAGTATATTCCTACCAAGTGGAATCAACTATTAGATTATAGTTATAAGTTGATTGACTTTACTTGGGATGGAGACGATCGGAATATGTTGACCGTTAGTTTACGCTATAATCTTTCTACCACTAAGAAGCGTTTTAAGTCAAAAAGTTCGAACGCCACCGAGCTACGACGCCTTTAA